A genomic segment from Synergistes jonesii encodes:
- a CDS encoding DMT family transporter, whose translation MKNLILLLPVICGIMWGSNGIFVRELSAFGVDRIGVLAARFVGAAAVVFLVILAYDRKLFKIKRAGDLFYFVGSGLVGMLALNFCYNEAINRLTLSLAAVLLNLNPVFVVALAAILFHEKITVRKVVCMALAILGCVFVSGIFEETAGIKWSAAGILIGLVAAFFYALYNIFSKFATEKGYHTFTIIFYSFLLISIVLAPLTNWGQIKDYAAAAPARHCLFLLLFSLCTSVLPYILFTFALKHGESGKCSILAAGGEPIAASVFGMLIFHELPTFFMLLGLAVTIVALAFLCMSQKENL comes from the coding sequence ATGAAGAACCTGATATTGCTGCTGCCTGTTATTTGCGGCATCATGTGGGGATCTAACGGTATATTTGTTCGTGAACTTTCAGCGTTCGGTGTAGACCGCATAGGCGTCCTCGCTGCAAGATTCGTTGGAGCTGCGGCCGTGGTATTCCTCGTCATACTTGCATATGACAGGAAGCTGTTCAAGATAAAAAGGGCCGGCGACCTGTTTTATTTTGTAGGCAGTGGTCTGGTGGGCATGCTTGCACTGAATTTCTGCTACAACGAGGCGATAAACCGGCTGACGCTTTCGCTGGCGGCGGTGCTGCTGAACCTGAACCCTGTCTTTGTCGTCGCGCTGGCTGCGATTTTGTTCCACGAAAAGATAACCGTCAGAAAAGTTGTATGCATGGCCCTTGCCATATTGGGCTGTGTATTCGTAAGCGGCATTTTTGAAGAGACCGCCGGTATTAAATGGTCTGCGGCCGGGATTTTAATCGGGCTCGTAGCTGCGTTCTTCTATGCCCTTTACAATATTTTCTCAAAGTTTGCAACTGAGAAGGGCTATCACACGTTCACAATAATCTTTTACAGTTTCCTTCTGATATCTATTGTACTGGCGCCTCTAACAAACTGGGGGCAGATCAAGGATTACGCAGCAGCTGCGCCCGCGAGACACTGCCTTTTTCTGCTGCTGTTTTCACTATGCACGTCAGTACTCCCTTATATTCTTTTCACATTTGCGCTTAAGCACGGCGAGTCCGGCAAGTGCTCGATACTGGCAGCCGGCGGCGAGCCTATAGCGGCGTCTGTATTCGGAATGCTCATATTCCACGAGCTTCCGACGTTCTTCATGCTGCTTGGCCTTGCTGTCACGATTGTAGCGCTTGCTTTCCTCTGTATGTCGCAAAAAGAAAACTTGTAA
- a CDS encoding ATP-binding protein gives MRIKSLTIKNFRRYSSAVTIEFENLTAFVGKNDVGKSSVLEALDIFFNDGKGCIKLDKDDTNKTESENGNNEISIAVCFEELPDNVVIDATNETTLESEYLLNENHQLEIVKKYPNAGSAKVFIHAYHPTSPNCSDLLLKKNSELQKLISSQSIECADQTRNAVMRKAIWEHFSDDLQLATTDIDVTKNDAKTIWDKLQKYLPLYTLFQADRKNTDGDSEVQDPLKEAVKEILADESLTATLHSVAEEVERKLREVSSRTLEKLREMSPEVASSLNPVIPPSTSLKWTDVFKGVSITGDNDIPINKRGSGVKRLVLLNFFRAEAERRLQERNAPSIIYAIEEPETSQHTENQKKLIRSFLTLSEAENTQIIITTHSASIVKELGFDNLRLISYENGTENVQRICRGQLPYPSLNEVNYLAFSEVTEEYHNELYGFIEEQEWLSEYKEGKSTFPYIKLRNGQEIQEQRILSEYVRHQIHHPENKRNRHYTEEELHESVCLMCDFIASRMT, from the coding sequence ATGCGGATAAAATCTTTAACAATTAAAAATTTTCGTCGATACTCAAGTGCGGTGACCATAGAGTTTGAGAATCTCACTGCTTTTGTTGGGAAAAATGATGTCGGAAAATCAAGCGTGTTAGAAGCTCTTGACATTTTCTTCAATGACGGAAAAGGCTGTATTAAGCTCGACAAAGACGATACCAACAAAACTGAAAGTGAGAACGGAAACAATGAGATTTCTATTGCTGTATGCTTTGAAGAATTGCCGGACAATGTAGTTATTGATGCGACAAATGAAACGACTCTTGAGAGCGAATACTTGCTCAATGAAAATCACCAGCTTGAGATTGTGAAGAAATATCCCAATGCAGGAAGCGCAAAAGTCTTTATTCACGCATATCATCCCACGAGCCCGAATTGTTCTGATTTGCTCTTGAAAAAAAATAGCGAACTCCAGAAACTTATTAGTTCTCAGTCGATCGAGTGTGCAGACCAAACGCGAAATGCAGTAATGCGTAAGGCTATTTGGGAACATTTTTCAGACGACTTACAGTTAGCAACGACGGATATTGATGTTACTAAAAATGATGCAAAGACTATATGGGACAAGCTACAAAAATATTTGCCCCTATACACTTTGTTTCAAGCAGATCGAAAAAATACCGATGGAGATAGCGAAGTGCAAGACCCGTTGAAAGAGGCGGTAAAAGAAATTCTTGCTGATGAATCTTTGACAGCGACCTTACATTCAGTTGCAGAAGAAGTAGAACGAAAACTCAGGGAGGTTTCGTCTCGAACGCTTGAAAAATTGCGGGAAATGAGTCCGGAAGTTGCAAGTAGCCTTAACCCCGTCATACCGCCGTCTACAAGTCTAAAGTGGACAGATGTGTTCAAAGGTGTGTCTATTACTGGCGACAATGATATTCCTATAAACAAACGCGGCAGTGGCGTTAAAAGGTTGGTACTGTTGAACTTCTTCCGAGCAGAAGCGGAGCGACGCCTACAGGAACGCAATGCTCCAAGCATTATATATGCGATTGAAGAACCGGAAACCTCCCAGCATACTGAAAATCAGAAAAAGCTGATTCGATCTTTTTTGACGCTTTCAGAAGCAGAGAATACGCAAATCATCATTACTACACATAGTGCAAGTATTGTAAAGGAACTTGGCTTTGATAATTTGAGGTTGATTTCTTACGAGAACGGAACCGAAAATGTTCAGCGCATCTGTCGCGGACAGTTGCCGTATCCGTCTCTTAATGAAGTTAATTATCTTGCCTTTTCCGAGGTGACGGAAGAATATCACAATGAATTGTATGGATTCATTGAAGAGCAAGAGTGGTTGTCTGAATATAAAGAGGGCAAGTCAACGTTTCCGTATATTAAACTTCGCAACGGACAAGAAATCCAGGAACAGAGAATTCTAAGCGAATATGTACGGCACCAAATACATCATCCAGAAAACAAAAGAAACCGACACTATACAGAAGAAGAACTGCATGAGTCTGTTTGCCTGATGTGTGACTTTATCGCCAGTCGCATGACATAA
- the ribB gene encoding 3,4-dihydroxy-2-butanone-4-phosphate synthase encodes MFNTIEEAVSDIKKGKMVIVVDDESRENEGDLVMAADKCRAEDLNYMITKAKGLVCVPVSREQADNLALVPMTSENTEAQGTAFSVSVDKLVGTTTGISAAERAKTARALANPDSKPADFRRPGHIFPLIARPGGVLQRAGHTEAAVDLARIAGLNPAGTICEIIQSDGTMARLPQLTEFAEREGLKIISVEELIHWRALRENFVKEEASARLSTRWGSFECRAYTDPYGPDPSLVYIALIKGDISGPEPVLTRVHSECFTGNLLGSLDCDCCDKLHEAMIMIEKEGRGILVYIRRGLGRDEILANLKAAGNGEHGSGANTSSAMREYGTGAQILSRLGVHKMRLITNTPAKIKGLAGWGLEITEHVPLLTHPIADVAFSAALHSA; translated from the coding sequence ATGTTCAACACAATAGAGGAAGCTGTTTCCGATATAAAAAAAGGCAAAATGGTTATAGTTGTCGATGACGAGAGCAGGGAAAACGAAGGTGATCTAGTTATGGCTGCGGACAAGTGCCGCGCTGAAGATCTGAACTACATGATCACAAAAGCAAAAGGGCTCGTATGCGTACCAGTGTCACGTGAACAGGCAGACAATCTTGCACTTGTACCGATGACGTCAGAGAACACAGAGGCACAGGGCACGGCTTTTTCTGTTTCAGTAGACAAGCTCGTCGGGACCACAACCGGAATATCTGCCGCCGAACGTGCTAAGACGGCACGTGCGCTGGCAAATCCGGATTCAAAGCCGGCAGACTTCAGGCGCCCGGGGCACATATTTCCGCTCATCGCACGTCCGGGCGGAGTGCTTCAGCGTGCTGGCCACACCGAGGCCGCTGTCGATCTCGCCAGAATTGCCGGTCTCAATCCGGCCGGTACTATATGTGAGATCATACAAAGCGACGGCACGATGGCCCGTCTGCCGCAGCTCACAGAATTCGCAGAACGCGAAGGCTTGAAGATAATTTCCGTCGAAGAGCTCATACACTGGCGCGCGTTACGCGAAAACTTTGTTAAGGAAGAGGCATCAGCCCGGCTGTCTACAAGATGGGGCAGTTTTGAGTGCCGGGCGTATACCGATCCTTACGGCCCTGATCCTTCTTTGGTGTATATCGCGCTCATAAAGGGCGATATCTCAGGTCCCGAACCGGTGCTTACCCGTGTTCACTCAGAATGCTTTACGGGCAACCTGCTTGGGTCGCTTGACTGCGACTGCTGCGACAAACTCCACGAGGCAATGATAATGATAGAAAAGGAAGGCAGGGGTATTCTGGTATACATCAGGCGCGGATTAGGACGCGATGAAATCCTTGCCAACCTTAAAGCAGCCGGAAACGGAGAGCACGGTTCCGGTGCAAACACTTCAAGCGCAATGCGTGAATACGGGACGGGCGCACAGATACTCTCAAGGCTTGGTGTGCATAAGATGCGCTTAATCACAAATACTCCAGCAAAGATAAAAGGACTCGCGGGCTGGGGGCTTGAAATAACGGAGCACGTGCCCCTGCTTACTCATCCCATTGCCGATGTGGCATTCTCAGCAGCGCTTCATTCAGCGTAA
- a CDS encoding xanthine dehydrogenase family protein molybdopterin-binding subunit — MFDVIGKPTQLITGKDKVTGSAVFVRDIVLPHMLYARTLLSPYAHARIISIDTSEAMKVPGVIDVITGKDIPGNERAIGSGGDMAVLTTDRVRYIGDEIAAVIAVDEKTAEEGVAKIKVEYEQLPVYSTIESGLNPEVPIHPQLDDLYVVTGDVEKGLKEADYVLEDTYTTPTIEHCPSDTDSVVASFDGSTFTVYTNTQVPYWDRMMMARIFHIPQSKVRIIVPCNGSPAGGRNVYRLVYIGAACAWKVRRPVKMVRNREEQFAATAIRDSYKFNVRFGIKKDGTLTAMDCYTYCDSGGYIGWAYALGQAQGHLFSSLYKCPNIKYAFRPVFTNNNWSTPMRSFGNEEINFAIESSMDQLAKMIHMDPVELRLKNAVEANYKTPIGWQIQGCGLKECIEKANELIHKDFEPSDDPNIVKSIGLACGVHWTGWRVGFNSFIWRTGYGSPEALYADKPDSPYITLVDGKPQWRKGFWDEAAIDNDRSSCLLIVNEEGSVVLHVSDPDLGQGTYTVMAMIAAEILGIQVSDIKVIGADTDSGIFGFGTYSSRTTFVAGRAVMDAAYKARAALAGIASEVLGEKPENLCFRKGNVFSKTDPEKTMKLADAAFRGYATRDAVLLTFKGQYDPGSIVPDKEGKGSIAEAYPFLAQAVEVEVDKETGEVRVVRVVSCHDSGRIINPSQAVGQVQGALVMGLSLATSESLIRKDGRCINPNFTNYHVMSMDKVPGVTVRFVEQIEPNGPFGAKGLGEPAVVCMPGAIANAIENAVGVRIKDLPITPSRVLGAIVRQQADKNAEKEAL; from the coding sequence ATGTTTGACGTAATAGGAAAACCCACGCAGCTTATTACGGGTAAGGACAAAGTCACTGGATCGGCAGTCTTTGTGCGTGATATAGTGCTGCCGCATATGCTCTATGCAAGAACTCTGTTAAGCCCCTATGCTCACGCAAGAATCATCAGTATAGACACGTCAGAAGCAATGAAAGTTCCCGGCGTCATAGACGTTATCACAGGCAAGGATATTCCGGGCAACGAGCGTGCCATAGGAAGCGGCGGCGATATGGCTGTCCTCACAACAGATAGAGTAAGGTACATAGGCGACGAAATAGCAGCCGTTATTGCCGTTGACGAAAAAACGGCAGAAGAAGGCGTTGCGAAAATCAAAGTCGAATATGAACAGCTGCCGGTTTACAGCACAATCGAAAGCGGACTTAATCCGGAAGTCCCGATTCACCCGCAACTGGACGACCTCTATGTTGTAACGGGAGATGTGGAAAAAGGCTTAAAAGAAGCTGACTATGTGCTTGAAGACACCTATACCACGCCTACTATCGAGCACTGCCCCTCCGATACCGACAGCGTTGTTGCATCATTTGACGGTTCCACGTTCACTGTATATACGAATACACAGGTTCCGTACTGGGACAGAATGATGATGGCCCGCATTTTCCATATACCTCAGAGCAAAGTGCGGATCATCGTGCCCTGCAACGGATCTCCCGCCGGCGGGAGAAACGTTTACCGCCTCGTTTACATCGGCGCGGCCTGCGCCTGGAAAGTCCGCCGCCCAGTTAAAATGGTTCGCAACAGGGAAGAGCAGTTTGCCGCAACCGCAATTCGCGACAGCTATAAGTTCAATGTCCGGTTCGGAATAAAAAAGGACGGGACGCTGACGGCAATGGACTGCTACACATACTGCGACTCCGGCGGTTATATAGGCTGGGCCTATGCGCTGGGGCAGGCACAGGGACACCTGTTCTCTTCACTCTACAAATGCCCTAATATAAAGTACGCTTTCCGTCCCGTCTTCACCAATAACAACTGGAGCACGCCAATGCGCAGCTTCGGCAATGAAGAGATAAATTTTGCCATCGAGTCCTCTATGGACCAGCTGGCTAAAATGATCCACATGGATCCTGTGGAACTCAGGCTCAAGAACGCCGTTGAAGCAAACTACAAGACTCCTATCGGCTGGCAGATTCAGGGCTGCGGCCTGAAGGAATGCATAGAAAAGGCGAACGAGCTCATACACAAGGACTTTGAGCCGAGCGATGATCCAAACATTGTAAAGAGCATCGGCCTGGCCTGCGGCGTCCATTGGACAGGCTGGCGCGTAGGTTTTAACAGTTTCATATGGCGTACAGGCTACGGCTCGCCGGAAGCTCTTTACGCTGACAAACCGGATTCGCCGTACATCACATTGGTTGACGGGAAGCCGCAGTGGCGCAAGGGATTCTGGGATGAAGCAGCAATTGACAATGACCGTTCTTCGTGCCTGCTGATAGTAAATGAAGAAGGCTCTGTCGTGCTGCACGTTTCGGACCCTGACCTTGGGCAGGGAACTTACACAGTAATGGCCATGATTGCAGCCGAGATACTGGGCATACAGGTCAGCGACATCAAGGTCATAGGGGCGGACACGGACAGCGGCATTTTCGGTTTCGGAACATATTCAAGCCGCACGACATTCGTTGCCGGCAGGGCCGTTATGGACGCAGCGTACAAAGCAAGAGCCGCGCTGGCAGGCATCGCATCTGAAGTGCTGGGCGAAAAGCCGGAAAATCTCTGTTTCCGCAAAGGAAATGTATTCTCAAAGACAGATCCGGAAAAGACCATGAAGCTTGCTGACGCAGCATTCAGAGGCTATGCCACGCGCGACGCAGTGCTTCTGACATTCAAAGGCCAGTACGACCCGGGCTCGATAGTCCCTGACAAAGAAGGAAAGGGCTCCATCGCAGAGGCGTATCCGTTCCTGGCGCAGGCAGTTGAGGTAGAAGTCGATAAGGAAACGGGTGAAGTCCGTGTAGTGAGGGTTGTTTCATGTCATGACTCCGGACGGATAATAAACCCGAGCCAGGCAGTGGGCCAGGTGCAGGGAGCGCTTGTGATGGGACTCAGCCTGGCAACTTCCGAATCCCTTATAAGAAAAGACGGCAGGTGCATCAATCCTAACTTCACAAATTATCATGTTATGTCAATGGACAAAGTGCCGGGTGTTACCGTCAGGTTTGTGGAACAGATAGAGCCTAACGGACCTTTCGGCGCAAAGGGACTCGGGGAGCCTGCTGTTGTATGTATGCCGGGTGCTATTGCAAATGCAATAGAGAACGCTGTCGGAGTCAGGATTAAAGACCTTCCTATCACGCCGTCAAGAGTACTTGGTGCGATTGTAAGACAACAGGCCGACAAAAATGCCGAAAAGGAGGCGTTGTAA
- the yqeB gene encoding selenium-dependent molybdenum cofactor biosynthesis protein YqeB: MTVLIRGAGDLASGIAARLKNCGFGVIMTDLSNPTSIRRAVSFSEAIVHGETVVEGITARFAGSVREAMAELKRGYIAVLADSECGCLDELCPEVLVDAIMAKRNTGTKITDAPIVIGVGPGFAAGLDCGAVVETMRGHAMGRAIYKGCATPNTNIPGLIGGFAGERVLRAPYDGIFHATAEIGDYVKAGDIVGYVECHPMCCTISGVLRGLIADGTPVRIGMKSGDVDPRGKVEYCRKISDKALAVAGGVLEAIFHIRMLNRNGSVRPEIIPADCIRA; this comes from the coding sequence ATGACAGTACTTATCCGAGGCGCAGGAGACCTTGCGAGCGGAATCGCCGCCCGACTGAAAAACTGCGGATTCGGTGTTATTATGACCGACCTGTCAAACCCAACGTCTATTCGAAGGGCAGTTTCATTTTCCGAGGCGATTGTTCATGGGGAAACAGTTGTAGAAGGCATAACAGCGCGTTTTGCAGGTAGTGTCCGCGAGGCAATGGCAGAATTGAAACGCGGATACATAGCGGTTCTTGCCGATTCAGAATGTGGATGTCTTGACGAGCTGTGCCCGGAGGTACTGGTCGACGCTATCATGGCAAAACGCAACACAGGAACTAAAATAACCGACGCGCCCATTGTCATCGGTGTGGGGCCCGGCTTTGCGGCTGGTCTGGACTGTGGTGCCGTCGTTGAGACTATGCGCGGACACGCGATGGGGCGCGCCATATATAAAGGCTGTGCTACTCCTAATACAAATATACCTGGCTTGATTGGCGGGTTTGCGGGCGAGCGTGTACTGCGCGCTCCTTATGATGGGATTTTCCATGCAACTGCGGAAATAGGAGATTATGTGAAAGCAGGCGACATTGTTGGTTATGTTGAATGCCATCCGATGTGCTGCACTATAAGCGGTGTATTACGCGGTCTTATAGCTGACGGAACGCCGGTCAGGATCGGTATGAAATCCGGAGACGTAGATCCGCGCGGTAAAGTGGAATATTGCCGCAAGATTTCAGACAAGGCACTCGCCGTAGCCGGAGGTGTGCTCGAAGCAATATTCCACATTAGAATGCTGAATCGAAATGGTTCGGTACGGCCCGAAATTATTCCAGCCGATTGCATAAGGGCTTAA
- a CDS encoding (2Fe-2S)-binding protein, which produces MNNVNNNLQITLVVNGLKQAFVVAPDELLVDTLRDKGGYTSVKRGCDNGECGCCTVIMDKKAVPSCMVLAVEADGSKITTVEGLAQGDKLDPVQQAFLDKAAVQCGFCTPGMILTAKALLDENPSPTDDEIIEALENNYCRCTGFKSVMNAVKSLCEKDSAAG; this is translated from the coding sequence ATGAATAATGTTAATAACAACCTTCAGATAACGCTGGTGGTCAATGGGCTGAAGCAGGCTTTTGTCGTAGCGCCCGATGAGCTGCTTGTCGATACGTTAAGAGACAAGGGCGGCTACACAAGCGTAAAACGCGGCTGTGATAACGGCGAATGCGGCTGCTGCACTGTAATAATGGATAAAAAGGCTGTACCGTCATGCATGGTCCTGGCTGTTGAAGCTGATGGTTCCAAAATCACCACGGTTGAAGGGCTTGCACAAGGCGACAAATTAGACCCTGTCCAGCAGGCGTTTCTTGACAAAGCGGCTGTTCAGTGCGGCTTTTGCACTCCTGGAATGATACTCACTGCAAAAGCGCTTCTCGATGAAAACCCTTCTCCTACTGACGATGAAATCATAGAAGCTCTCGAAAACAACTACTGCCGCTGCACAGGATTCAAGAGCGTTATGAATGCTGTAAAGTCGCTTTGCGAGAAAGATTCTGCTGCGGGCTAG
- a CDS encoding AraC family transcriptional regulator translates to MIQIEEMTVDQSLQSTQCYGTPTFRFASFFDDTSDSRGKIITWHWHREFQFSMAVSGNTDYNIDDEHILLDSGDVLFINANTIHRYIVKSGVLKSVMFPEEFIAPADSAICQKYVEPVSSSDIKYFIFKASDYGSRRICGSLAGLFRREQDKSFMREQYIYSSALNLWSQFFSAVYDKLTADVSKVKPNRLMHDRMQKMLQYIYREYSKPIGLSDIARAANISKSEALRCFYKSIHNSPQRYLTEYRLERAKVLLSQSPEKVADIAWKTGFNTAQNFCRVFKKANGISPGDFRKHVRFTEAESL, encoded by the coding sequence ATGATACAGATAGAAGAAATGACGGTTGATCAATCTCTTCAGTCAACACAATGTTATGGAACACCCACGTTTCGTTTCGCGAGTTTTTTTGACGATACAAGTGACAGCCGGGGTAAAATTATTACCTGGCACTGGCACAGGGAATTCCAGTTCTCTATGGCAGTTTCCGGCAACACGGACTACAACATTGATGACGAACATATTTTGCTCGATTCCGGAGATGTTTTATTCATAAATGCGAATACCATCCACAGATATATTGTGAAGAGCGGCGTTTTGAAAAGCGTTATGTTTCCGGAGGAATTCATTGCTCCTGCAGATTCTGCCATCTGTCAAAAATATGTTGAGCCGGTTTCTTCGTCAGATATAAAATATTTCATCTTCAAAGCAAGTGACTATGGCTCGCGACGTATTTGCGGTTCCCTCGCAGGGCTTTTCCGTCGTGAACAGGACAAAAGTTTTATGCGTGAACAGTACATTTACAGCTCAGCATTAAACTTATGGAGTCAGTTTTTCAGTGCGGTATATGACAAACTCACTGCAGATGTCAGCAAAGTAAAGCCGAACAGGCTTATGCATGACCGTATGCAGAAAATGCTTCAGTATATATACCGCGAATATTCGAAACCAATCGGACTTTCAGACATTGCAAGAGCGGCAAATATCAGTAAGAGCGAAGCGTTGCGCTGCTTTTACAAAAGCATACATAATTCGCCGCAGCGGTATCTTACCGAGTACCGTCTCGAAAGAGCAAAAGTCCTCCTGTCGCAAAGTCCGGAAAAAGTCGCGGATATAGCTTGGAAGACAGGTTTTAATACAGCGCAGAATTTTTGCCGTGTATTTAAAAAGGCGAACGGTATATCACCGGGTGATTTTCGTAAGCACGTTCGTTTTACAGAGGCGGAATCGTTATAG
- a CDS encoding AraC family transcriptional regulator: MKIMELPTDESLRSQLPYGGQFFHFAYFVDDLTEYKDKSINWHWHDEFEFSLVESGTVICRIGSEKIELQSGDALFINSGVIHSFTALDSGVCRQIIFSPEFLATRDSAIFTKYVQPVIETAREYIVINGGNEEQAGLRGLIAAVCLNAESETDTERELNINISVMVMWETFIKFAKGMLADNTKTPSPSATKIERARLHIMLEYIRENYHDCEIELKDIAAAAGVSASSATRYFKAGLHTTPVRYLNGLRLCRARELLVSTNDTITAVAQVTGFDNNGYFCKSFKKKYGISPTDFRHKQQTTPGPL; this comes from the coding sequence ATGAAAATAATGGAACTGCCTACGGACGAGTCGTTGCGTTCCCAACTTCCGTATGGCGGACAATTTTTCCATTTTGCGTATTTTGTCGACGATTTAACGGAGTACAAAGACAAAAGCATTAATTGGCATTGGCATGACGAGTTTGAATTTTCTCTTGTGGAGTCGGGTACGGTTATCTGCAGGATAGGCAGTGAAAAAATTGAGTTACAATCAGGAGATGCATTGTTCATAAACAGCGGCGTCATCCACAGTTTCACAGCGCTGGACAGCGGCGTGTGCAGACAGATAATATTTTCGCCAGAGTTTCTTGCGACGCGGGATTCGGCTATATTTACAAAATATGTTCAACCTGTTATTGAAACTGCCAGGGAGTACATTGTCATAAACGGCGGCAACGAGGAGCAGGCCGGCCTGCGTGGGCTTATTGCTGCAGTCTGCCTCAACGCGGAGTCTGAAACAGACACGGAAAGAGAGCTGAACATTAACATTTCCGTGATGGTAATGTGGGAGACTTTCATTAAATTCGCGAAGGGTATGCTTGCTGACAATACAAAAACTCCGTCTCCGTCAGCAACCAAGATAGAAAGGGCCCGACTGCATATCATGCTGGAGTACATCAGAGAGAATTATCACGATTGCGAAATAGAACTTAAAGACATAGCCGCGGCAGCAGGTGTCAGTGCCTCAAGCGCCACGCGGTATTTCAAAGCAGGCTTACACACAACTCCTGTCCGGTATCTGAATGGTCTAAGACTGTGCAGAGCGAGAGAACTCCTTGTGTCCACTAACGATACTATAACTGCTGTAGCACAGGTTACCGGTTTCGACAACAACGGTTATTTCTGCAAGAGTTTCAAGAAGAAGTACGGCATTTCGCCAACCGATTTTCGTCATAAACAGCAAACAACTCCAGGACCGCTGTAA
- a CDS encoding FAD binding domain-containing protein: protein MSFKYLAPSSLEEVFEALKQNKGAKLYAGGSDVLLQLRAHTIEPDCLVSLAKVEGLDFIRVSEDGARIGSMTTLRAVEDTKIIKDNFTTLSEAARNVASQKLRNRATIGGNLCQKVKCPYFNQSHINLFMRQSLEPCFKRGGKVCHAVRYGDDLLHTITGKSYCKAPLPSDMAMALCALGASVVLQSPAGSIEIMVKDFYRVDAEPQIKSDMVLTEIKIPGRRHFSAYKTYKPGPGVFALVSASADVVPAEDGRACAKAQICLGGVAQTPYMAEESVRFLEGGVMSPERIEAASKMLFKDVNITNDDVLFKVAKARDLFRKAVALAWNRTLEGAKS, encoded by the coding sequence ATGAGCTTTAAATATCTGGCACCTTCTTCGCTTGAAGAAGTTTTTGAGGCATTAAAACAGAACAAGGGCGCTAAGCTCTACGCGGGCGGGTCGGATGTCCTGCTGCAGCTCCGGGCTCATACAATTGAACCTGATTGCCTCGTCAGCCTCGCAAAAGTCGAAGGACTCGATTTTATCAGAGTGTCTGAAGACGGGGCAAGGATAGGCTCAATGACTACGCTTCGGGCAGTAGAAGATACAAAGATTATCAAGGACAATTTCACGACACTCTCTGAAGCAGCGAGGAATGTAGCAAGCCAGAAACTGCGGAATAGGGCGACGATCGGCGGCAACCTCTGTCAGAAAGTCAAGTGCCCGTACTTCAATCAGTCTCACATCAACCTGTTCATGAGACAGTCTCTTGAACCCTGTTTTAAACGCGGCGGTAAAGTGTGTCACGCTGTTCGTTACGGAGATGATCTGTTGCATACGATAACTGGCAAAAGCTACTGCAAAGCTCCTTTGCCGTCCGATATGGCAATGGCTCTCTGCGCTCTGGGAGCTTCCGTGGTTCTGCAGTCACCGGCCGGCTCCATAGAAATTATGGTAAAGGACTTTTACAGGGTTGATGCGGAACCGCAGATAAAATCAGATATGGTCCTGACCGAAATAAAGATTCCGGGCCGCAGGCACTTCAGCGCTTATAAAACATATAAACCCGGCCCCGGCGTTTTCGCATTAGTCAGCGCATCCGCGGATGTTGTCCCGGCTGAGGACGGCCGTGCCTGCGCGAAAGCTCAGATATGTCTTGGCGGTGTTGCGCAGACGCCTTATATGGCAGAGGAATCTGTAAGATTTCTGGAAGGCGGTGTGATGTCGCCCGAACGTATAGAAGCTGCGTCCAAGATGTTGTTCAAAGACGTGAATATCACGAACGATGACGTACTGTTCAAGGTGGCAAAAGCACGTGATCTGTTCCGCAAGGCAGTTGCACTTGCATGGAATCGGACTCTTGAGGGGGCTAAATCATGA